From the genome of Nitrosomonas sp., one region includes:
- a CDS encoding GspE/PulE family protein, which produces MQSEEKQSLDLQYLGHLRMEALKQGISVIEMLEENNGYSPRELIQELGRLLHIPALEMKIIHELEPAFEILPFAEAVRNECVLFRGESNNFLLVVSDPFSSKLRQWAEERFEMRVEWRLVHPADLTAFFTQQEKTMRAMDHVLPDQNLDVIQNSIEDLSLKTINEGTSQVVRLVHSTLYDAHKSQASDIHLEMVIGALSIKYRIDGVLMSIGVIKGAELAEQVISRIKVMSELDIAERRVPQDGRFKVSIQGREVDFRVSIMPSIFGEDAVLRILDRQALSDHVEGLTLNHLGFSQTDIATLRRLSSEPYGMLLVTGPTGSGKTTSLYAAISEVNKGSDKIITIEDPIEYQLSGVLQIPVNEKKGLTFARGLRSILRHDPDKIMVGEIRDAETAQIAIQAALTGHLVFTTVHANNVFDVIGRFSHMGVDPYSFVSALNGIAAQRLVRLLCPHCTVDESPTDELISESGIDPEAAGSYVFRVGKGCGQCRGSGYRGRNAISEILILNDEIRELIVAQASIRKIKEAARNNGTKFLREAALDMVRNGSTSLEEANRVTIVA; this is translated from the coding sequence ATGCAATCTGAAGAAAAACAATCATTGGATCTCCAGTATCTCGGTCATCTGCGGATGGAAGCGCTCAAGCAGGGTATTTCGGTCATCGAGATGCTGGAAGAGAATAACGGATACTCACCTCGGGAACTGATACAGGAGCTGGGACGTTTACTGCATATTCCCGCGCTGGAAATGAAAATAATCCATGAGCTGGAACCGGCATTTGAAATATTGCCTTTTGCCGAAGCCGTGCGCAATGAGTGCGTATTGTTCAGGGGCGAGAGCAATAATTTTTTACTGGTCGTCAGCGATCCATTTTCATCCAAATTACGGCAATGGGCTGAAGAGCGTTTTGAGATGCGTGTCGAATGGCGCCTGGTTCACCCTGCTGATTTGACAGCTTTCTTTACCCAGCAGGAAAAAACGATGCGGGCAATGGATCATGTGTTGCCTGATCAGAATCTGGATGTAATCCAGAACAGTATCGAGGATCTGTCCTTAAAGACGATCAATGAAGGCACCAGTCAGGTGGTCCGGCTCGTTCATTCTACGCTTTATGATGCGCATAAATCGCAAGCCAGCGATATCCATCTGGAAATGGTAATCGGTGCGTTGTCGATTAAATACCGCATAGATGGTGTCCTGATGTCCATAGGCGTTATTAAGGGCGCCGAACTGGCCGAACAGGTCATTTCCAGGATCAAGGTTATGTCCGAGCTGGATATTGCGGAACGGCGCGTGCCGCAGGATGGCCGTTTCAAGGTTTCAATCCAGGGGCGGGAAGTTGATTTCCGGGTATCCATAATGCCGAGTATTTTTGGTGAGGATGCGGTTTTACGTATTCTGGATCGACAAGCCTTGTCAGACCATGTGGAAGGGCTGACGCTCAATCATTTGGGGTTCAGTCAGACGGATATCGCTACGTTACGCCGCCTGAGTTCGGAACCCTATGGCATGTTGCTGGTAACGGGGCCGACAGGCAGCGGTAAAACAACTTCGCTTTATGCTGCGATTTCGGAGGTCAACAAAGGTAGCGATAAGATTATTACCATTGAGGACCCGATAGAGTATCAACTGTCAGGCGTTTTGCAGATTCCTGTAAATGAAAAAAAGGGACTGACCTTTGCGCGCGGTCTGCGGTCAATTCTGAGGCATGATCCGGATAAAATCATGGTCGGTGAGATTCGTGATGCTGAGACCGCACAAATAGCAATCCAGGCTGCGTTAACCGGACATCTGGTGTTTACCACGGTGCATGCCAACAATGTCTTTGATGTGATCGGGCGTTTCTCGCATATGGGCGTGGATCCTTATAGTTTTGTTTCTGCCTTGAATGGTATTGCGGCGCAAAGGCTGGTGCGTTTGTTATGTCCGCATTGTACCGTGGATGAAAGTCCGACAGATGAACTCATCAGTGAATCGGGCATTGATCCTGAAGCGGCAGGCAGTTATGTGTTCCGGGTTGGAAAAGGCTGCGGTCAATGTCGTGGCAGCGGTTATCGTGGGCGTAATGCCATCTCGGAAATATTGATATTGAATGATGAAATTCGTGAGCTGATTGTCGCACAGGCGTCTATACGCAAGATTAAAGAAGCCGCCAGAAATAACGGCACAAAATTTTTGCGTGAAGCAGCTTTGGATATGGTTAGAAATGGATCAACCAGTTTGGAGGAAGCCAATCGTGTCACCATTGTGGCGTGA
- a CDS encoding type II secretion system F family protein: MRYEVKAVISGQGAVNLELEANSEEEARRQVIDRGGMVLSVKRSFTGFSFKSTTRFPLVHFSQELLSLLTAGLSLVECLETLVDKEQDANNRKTIHDLLARLYEGITFSQALEAHPQAFPMLYIATIRASERTGDLAEALTRFVTYQTQMDFVRKKLVGASIYPVLLLVVGLLVSLFLLVFVVPKFSAIYDDMGSDLPWLSVLLIEWGHFVQERGWELAVFAILFLGVFGYAVSRPAFRTYVMQLLWRIPAIGEHMRVYQLARFYKTLGMLLRGGIPITQALEMVSGLLQSHFMPRIEAAAKRIREGQTISSAMETEGLTTAVGNRMLRVGERTGLMGDMMERIGNFHDEEIARWVEWTTKLIEPILMAVIGIVIGGIIILMYMPIFELAGSIN, encoded by the coding sequence ATGCGCTATGAAGTAAAAGCTGTCATTTCCGGGCAGGGAGCAGTAAACCTTGAACTGGAAGCGAACAGTGAAGAGGAAGCGCGTCGCCAGGTAATCGACCGGGGCGGCATGGTGCTGAGCGTAAAACGCAGTTTTACCGGGTTTTCATTTAAATCAACAACGCGTTTTCCTTTGGTTCATTTCAGTCAGGAGTTGTTGTCACTGCTTACGGCGGGATTGAGTCTTGTGGAATGTCTGGAAACATTGGTTGATAAAGAACAGGATGCGAACAATAGAAAAACCATTCATGATTTGCTCGCACGTCTTTACGAAGGAATAACTTTTTCACAAGCTTTGGAAGCGCACCCTCAGGCATTTCCAATGTTGTATATTGCAACGATTCGTGCGAGTGAACGAACCGGTGATCTCGCAGAAGCATTAACCCGTTTTGTGACCTATCAGACACAAATGGATTTTGTCCGTAAAAAACTGGTTGGTGCTTCTATCTATCCCGTGTTGTTACTGGTTGTAGGGTTATTGGTGTCACTTTTCCTGCTGGTTTTTGTGGTGCCAAAATTCAGTGCAATCTATGACGATATGGGGTCTGATTTGCCCTGGTTGTCTGTGTTACTCATAGAATGGGGCCATTTTGTTCAAGAGCGTGGCTGGGAACTGGCTGTCTTTGCCATTTTGTTTCTGGGCGTTTTCGGTTATGCTGTCAGTCGTCCAGCGTTTCGTACCTACGTGATGCAACTATTGTGGCGAATTCCAGCTATTGGTGAGCATATGCGTGTTTATCAATTAGCCCGTTTTTACAAGACATTGGGCATGTTGCTGCGAGGCGGCATTCCGATTACGCAAGCACTCGAAATGGTGAGTGGACTATTGCAATCACATTTCATGCCCAGAATTGAAGCTGCGGCGAAGCGTATTCGCGAAGGACAGACGATTTCCAGTGCGATGGAAACTGAAGGATTGACAACCGCGGTGGGTAATCGCATGTTAAGAGTCGGCGAGCGGACAGGGCTCATGGGAGATATGATGGAGCGCATCGGTAATTTTCACGATGAAGAAATTGCGCGTTGGGTTGAATGGACGACGAAACTAATTGAACCAATTCTAATGGCGGTTATAGGCATTGTTATTGGCGGCATTATTATTTTGATGTATATGCCTATTTTTGAGCTGGCCGGTAGTATCAATTGA